The following are encoded together in the Xanthobacter autotrophicus Py2 genome:
- a CDS encoding small multidrug resistance protein (PFAM: small multidrug resistance protein~KEGG: mxa:MXAN_5186 transporter, small multidrug resistance (SMR) family) encodes MSYLYLIIAIVAEVIATSALKATESFTRPGPSVLVVVGYAAAFFCLSLTLKTMPVGIAYAIWSGVGIVLVTAIAWLWYGQRLDLPALIGLGLIIAGVMVINLLSKSVAH; translated from the coding sequence ATGAGCTATCTTTATCTCATCATCGCCATCGTCGCCGAGGTCATCGCCACCTCGGCCCTCAAGGCAACGGAGAGCTTCACCCGGCCGGGCCCTTCGGTGCTCGTGGTCGTGGGTTATGCGGCCGCCTTCTTCTGCCTGTCGCTGACGCTGAAGACCATGCCGGTGGGCATCGCCTATGCCATCTGGTCGGGGGTGGGGATCGTGCTGGTCACCGCCATCGCGTGGCTGTGGTACGGCCAGAGGCTCGATCTGCCGGCCCTGATCGGGCTCGGCCTGATCATCGCCGGGGTGATGGTGATCAACCTGCTCTCGAAGAGCGTCGCCCATTGA
- a CDS encoding sugar fermentation stimulation protein (PFAM: sugar fermentation stimulation protein~KEGG: mag:amb1604 DNA-binding protein), with protein MRFPTPLIQGRLIRRYKRFLADVVLADGTETTVHVANSGAMLGLDAPGSRVWLSRAANLARKLPLSWELVEADFGAGAELVGVNTMHPNLLVAEAIAAGAVPALSGYARLRREVKYGLSSRIDIQLEDEARPLCLVEVKNVHLMRTPGYAEFPDCVTARGAKHLEELGAEADKGNRAVMVYLSQIGSARSIGLARDLDPAYGRAFDRARERGVEAIGLVCRIDPEGIEVADIIPMTG; from the coding sequence ATGCGCTTTCCCACCCCGCTCATTCAGGGCCGCCTCATCCGCCGCTACAAGCGCTTCCTCGCCGACGTGGTGCTGGCCGACGGCACCGAGACCACCGTCCACGTGGCCAATTCCGGCGCTATGCTGGGGCTGGATGCGCCCGGCAGCCGGGTGTGGCTGTCGCGTGCCGCCAACCTCGCCCGCAAGCTGCCGCTCAGCTGGGAGCTGGTGGAGGCGGATTTCGGCGCGGGTGCCGAATTGGTGGGTGTGAACACCATGCACCCCAACCTGCTGGTGGCCGAGGCCATCGCCGCCGGGGCGGTGCCGGCGCTCTCCGGCTACGCCCGCCTGCGGCGCGAGGTGAAGTATGGACTGTCCAGCCGCATCGACATCCAGCTGGAGGACGAGGCCCGGCCGCTCTGCCTCGTGGAGGTGAAAAATGTTCACCTCATGCGGACCCCGGGCTACGCCGAGTTCCCCGATTGCGTCACCGCGCGCGGCGCCAAGCACCTCGAGGAGCTGGGCGCGGAGGCCGACAAGGGCAACCGCGCCGTCATGGTCTATCTGAGCCAGATCGGCTCCGCCCGCAGCATCGGCCTCGCCCGCGATCTCGATCCCGCCTATGGCCGCGCCTTCGACCGGGCGCGGGAGCGGGGTGTCGAGGCTATCGGCCTGGTCTGCCGCATCGATCCCGAGGGCATCGAGGTGGCCGACATCATTCCCATGACCGGATAA
- a CDS encoding acetyl-CoA acetyltransferase (TIGRFAM: acetyl-CoA acetyltransferase~PFAM: Thiolase~KEGG: rpd:RPD_0306 acetyl-CoA C-acetyltransferase), with protein sequence MKDEVVIVSAARTPVGSFNGALAPLPAHELGAIAIKAALERAGLPADTVSEVILGQVLTAAQGQNPARQASLKAGLPIGVPAWEVQMVCGSGLRSVALGAQAIVNGDSEIVVAGGQESMSQSTHAAHVRNGTRMGGLEFVDTMIKDGLWDAFNGYHMGNTAENVARQFQITRQEQDEFAVASQNKAEAAQKGGKFKEEIVPVTISTRKGDVVVDQDEYIRHGASIEAMTKLKPAFAKDGTVTAGNASGINDGAAAVVLMSAAKAKAEGRTPLARIVSWAQAGVDPSIMGTGPIPASRLALEKAGWSASDLDLVEANEAFAAQAIAVNKDLGWDTSKVNVNGGAIAIGHPIGASGTRILVTLLHEMQKRDAKKGLATLCIGGGMGIAMCLARD encoded by the coding sequence ATGAAGGACGAGGTCGTCATCGTCAGCGCAGCGCGCACCCCGGTCGGGTCGTTCAACGGCGCGCTCGCGCCGTTGCCCGCCCATGAGCTGGGCGCGATCGCCATCAAGGCGGCGCTGGAGCGCGCCGGACTTCCCGCCGATACCGTCAGCGAAGTGATTCTCGGTCAGGTGCTGACTGCAGCCCAAGGCCAGAACCCCGCCCGCCAGGCCTCGCTGAAGGCCGGCCTGCCCATCGGCGTCCCGGCGTGGGAAGTGCAGATGGTGTGCGGCTCCGGGCTGCGCTCCGTGGCGCTGGGCGCTCAGGCCATCGTCAACGGCGACAGCGAAATCGTCGTGGCCGGCGGCCAGGAATCCATGAGCCAGTCCACCCACGCGGCCCACGTGCGCAACGGCACCCGCATGGGCGGCCTCGAGTTCGTGGACACCATGATCAAGGACGGCCTGTGGGATGCCTTCAATGGCTACCACATGGGCAACACCGCCGAGAACGTGGCGCGCCAGTTCCAGATCACCCGCCAGGAGCAGGACGAGTTCGCCGTCGCTTCCCAGAACAAGGCGGAAGCGGCCCAGAAGGGCGGCAAGTTCAAGGAGGAGATCGTCCCCGTCACCATCTCCACCCGCAAGGGCGACGTGGTGGTGGACCAGGACGAATACATCCGCCACGGTGCCAGCATCGAGGCCATGACCAAGCTGAAGCCCGCCTTCGCCAAGGACGGCACGGTGACCGCCGGCAACGCCTCCGGCATCAATGACGGCGCCGCCGCCGTGGTGCTCATGAGCGCCGCCAAGGCCAAGGCCGAGGGCCGCACCCCGCTGGCCCGCATCGTCTCCTGGGCGCAGGCCGGCGTCGATCCGTCGATCATGGGCACGGGTCCCATCCCCGCCTCCCGCCTCGCGCTGGAGAAGGCCGGCTGGAGCGCCTCGGACCTCGACCTGGTGGAAGCCAACGAGGCCTTCGCCGCCCAGGCCATCGCCGTGAACAAGGACCTCGGCTGGGATACCAGTAAGGTGAACGTGAACGGCGGCGCCATCGCCATCGGCCACCCCATCGGCGCCTCGGGCACCCGCATCCTGGTGACCCTGCTGCACGAGATGCAGAAGCGCGACGCCAAGAAGGGCCTTGCCACCCTGTGCATCGGCGGCGGCATGGGCATCGCCATGTGCCTTGCGCGGGACTGA
- a CDS encoding Hydroxypyruvate reductase (PFAM: MOFRL domain protein~KEGG: acr:Acry_2372 hydroxypyruvate reductase), which yields MTSATLSDRDILLALFDAGLAAALPEGKFKDHLPAPPKGRTIVIGAGKASARMARAFEEEWGHPCEGLIVTRYGHGCETRHIEIVEASHPVPDQAGLDAARRILELAKGAGPDDLVVCLMSGGASSLLTMPAEGLTLADKQALNGALLKSGAPIGVMNQVRKSLSAIKGGRLAAAIAPARAVTYLISDVPGDDPGTIGSGPTIPEASDPEGVLGLMRAWGIEVTDKLEQVIRANTVPGDALPGQEVHMIATPLMALKAAEAKARELGITPLILGDAIEGEAREAAIVFAGIANCTASHGLPAAAPCVLLSGGETTVTVRGKGRGGRSVEFLLALAIALKGRAGISAVSCDTDGVDGTEDNAGAWFDAAILEEAAARGLKPADFLANNDGYSFFSALDRLVITGPTLTNVNDFRAILVR from the coding sequence ATGACCTCTGCGACCCTGTCCGACCGGGACATCCTCCTCGCTTTGTTCGATGCAGGGCTCGCCGCAGCGCTTCCGGAAGGAAAGTTCAAGGATCACCTGCCCGCCCCGCCGAAGGGCCGCACCATTGTCATCGGCGCCGGCAAGGCCTCGGCCCGCATGGCCCGCGCCTTCGAGGAAGAGTGGGGCCACCCATGCGAGGGGCTTATCGTCACCCGCTACGGCCATGGCTGCGAGACCCGCCATATCGAGATCGTGGAAGCCTCCCACCCGGTACCGGACCAGGCCGGGCTCGACGCCGCCCGCCGCATCCTGGAGCTGGCGAAGGGCGCGGGGCCGGACGATCTGGTGGTCTGCCTCATGTCGGGGGGCGCCTCCTCGCTCCTCACCATGCCGGCGGAGGGTCTGACCCTGGCCGACAAGCAGGCGCTGAACGGCGCGTTGCTGAAATCCGGCGCGCCCATCGGCGTGATGAACCAGGTGCGCAAATCGCTCTCCGCCATCAAGGGCGGGCGCCTTGCCGCCGCCATCGCCCCGGCGCGGGCGGTGACCTACCTCATCTCCGACGTGCCGGGCGATGACCCCGGCACCATCGGCTCCGGCCCCACCATTCCCGAGGCCTCCGACCCGGAGGGCGTGCTCGGCCTGATGCGCGCGTGGGGCATCGAGGTGACGGACAAGCTGGAGCAGGTCATCCGCGCCAACACCGTCCCCGGCGATGCCCTCCCCGGCCAGGAGGTGCACATGATTGCCACCCCGCTGATGGCGCTGAAAGCGGCGGAGGCGAAGGCGCGCGAACTCGGCATCACCCCCCTCATCCTCGGCGACGCGATCGAGGGCGAGGCGCGGGAGGCCGCCATCGTGTTCGCCGGCATCGCCAATTGCACCGCCTCCCACGGGCTTCCGGCGGCCGCGCCCTGCGTGCTGCTGTCCGGCGGCGAGACCACCGTGACCGTGCGCGGCAAGGGAAGGGGCGGACGCAGCGTGGAATTCCTGTTGGCCCTCGCCATCGCGCTGAAGGGCCGGGCCGGCATCTCCGCCGTCTCCTGCGATACGGACGGGGTGGACGGCACCGAGGACAATGCCGGCGCGTGGTTCGACGCCGCTATCCTGGAAGAGGCCGCTGCGCGCGGGCTGAAGCCCGCCGACTTCCTCGCCAACAATGACGGCTACAGCTTCTTCTCCGCCCTCGACCGGCTAGTGATCACCGGCCCGACCTTGACGAACGTCAATGATTTCAGGGCGATCCTTGTGCGATAG
- a CDS encoding Methyltransferase type 11 (PFAM: Methyltransferase type 11~KEGG: rpc:RPC_0522 methyltransferase), producing the protein MRLMSDATSTTTGDAPHLVFDRSLLRRRLERAARLGPEPFLLERAAEDMADRLAAVKRQFETAVDLGTPTPALARALAGHAAVGHLFCAAPLEAGLSAPGVVADEEALPFAAGSLDLVVSALSLQSVNDLPGVLAQVRRALRPDGLFMAALLGGGSLSELRQAFAIAESETTGGLSPRVAPFADVRDLGALLQRAGFALPVTDVDRVVVRYGSPFSLFSDLRRMGAANALLERRRVPLRRATLLRAAEVYTERFADPDGRVRATFEIVFLSGWAPHESQQKPLRPGSAKMRLADALGALEVPLPPAGADKG; encoded by the coding sequence ATGCGGCTCATGAGCGATGCCACCAGCACTACCACCGGCGATGCGCCCCATCTCGTCTTCGACCGGTCCCTGCTGCGTCGCCGCCTGGAGCGGGCCGCGCGCCTTGGCCCCGAGCCCTTCCTGCTGGAGCGGGCGGCGGAGGACATGGCGGACCGGCTGGCGGCGGTGAAACGGCAGTTCGAGACGGCGGTGGATCTCGGCACGCCTACCCCCGCGCTGGCCCGCGCGCTCGCCGGCCACGCGGCGGTGGGGCACCTGTTCTGCGCCGCGCCGCTAGAGGCGGGACTTTCCGCGCCCGGCGTGGTGGCGGACGAGGAGGCGCTGCCGTTCGCCGCCGGATCGCTGGATCTCGTGGTGTCCGCCCTGTCGCTGCAGAGCGTGAACGACTTGCCCGGCGTCCTTGCCCAGGTGCGCCGGGCGCTGAGGCCGGACGGGCTGTTCATGGCCGCGCTCCTGGGCGGTGGCAGCCTGTCCGAGCTGAGGCAGGCCTTTGCCATCGCCGAGAGCGAGACCACCGGGGGCCTGTCCCCCCGCGTCGCGCCGTTTGCGGATGTGCGGGACCTCGGCGCCCTGCTCCAGCGCGCGGGGTTTGCCCTGCCGGTCACCGACGTGGACCGCGTGGTGGTGCGCTACGGCTCGCCCTTCTCCCTGTTTTCGGATCTGCGCCGCATGGGCGCGGCCAACGCGTTGCTGGAGCGCCGCCGCGTGCCCCTGCGCCGCGCGACGCTGCTTCGGGCGGCGGAAGTCTACACCGAGCGATTCGCTGATCCGGACGGGCGGGTGCGGGCCACGTTCGAGATCGTGTTCCTGTCCGGCTGGGCGCCCCACGAAAGCCAGCAGAAGCCGCTGCGCCCCGGCTCCGCCAAGATGCGCCTCGCCGATGCCCTTGGCGCCCTTGAAGTGCCGCTTCCGCCCGCCGGCGCGGACAAGGGCTGA
- a CDS encoding ribosomal protein L32 (TIGRFAM: ribosomal protein L32~PFAM: ribosomal L32p protein~KEGG: rle:RL4624 putative 50S ribosomal protein L32) has product MAVPKRKTSPSRRGMRRSADALKQPTYVEDKDSGELRRPHHLDLKTGMYRGRQILKPKAEA; this is encoded by the coding sequence ATGGCTGTCCCGAAGAGAAAGACCTCGCCGTCCCGCCGTGGCATGCGCCGCTCGGCCGACGCGCTGAAGCAGCCCACCTATGTGGAAGACAAGGATTCGGGCGAGCTGCGCCGTCCCCACCACCTGGACCTGAAGACCGGCATGTACCGCGGTCGCCAGATCCTGAAGCCCAAGGCCGAAGCCTGA
- a CDS encoding polyhydroxyalkonate synthesis repressor, PhaR (TIGRFAM: polyhydroxyalkanoate synthesis repressor PhaR~PFAM: PHB accumulation regulatory domain protein; PHA accumulation regulator DNA-binding protein~KEGG: nha:Nham_3687 polyhydroxyalkanoate synthesis repressor PhaR) produces the protein MAKSQEPVTIKKYANRRLYNTGTSTYVTLEDLANMVKEGEDFVVYDAKNGDDITHSVLTQIIFEQENKGQNLLPIAFLRQIIRFYGDSMQMLVPRYLEASIDSFTKDQGKFREHVAKTMTGPSFIGLDDHVRRNMEMFERAFHMFLPFPKGEEPAGTVAPTPPAQTPAVPVAERSDDLDALKRQMADMQAKLEQLVPKSEPKSESKPEGSDS, from the coding sequence ATGGCAAAATCGCAAGAGCCAGTCACCATCAAGAAATACGCCAACCGCCGTCTCTACAACACGGGCACGAGCACCTATGTGACCCTTGAAGACCTCGCCAACATGGTGAAGGAGGGGGAGGACTTCGTGGTGTATGACGCCAAGAACGGCGACGACATCACTCACTCGGTGCTGACGCAGATTATCTTCGAGCAGGAAAACAAGGGACAGAATCTTCTGCCCATCGCGTTTCTGCGCCAGATCATCCGCTTTTATGGCGACAGCATGCAGATGCTGGTGCCACGTTACCTCGAAGCCTCCATCGACAGCTTCACCAAAGATCAGGGGAAGTTCCGCGAGCACGTGGCCAAGACGATGACGGGGCCGAGCTTCATCGGGCTCGACGATCATGTGCGCCGCAACATGGAAATGTTTGAGCGCGCTTTCCACATGTTCCTGCCCTTCCCCAAGGGTGAGGAGCCGGCGGGAACCGTTGCGCCGACGCCGCCCGCCCAGACGCCCGCCGTTCCGGTGGCCGAGCGCAGCGACGACCTCGACGCGCTCAAGCGCCAGATGGCTGACATGCAGGCCAAGCTTGAGCAGTTGGTGCCCAAGAGCGAGCCAAAGAGCGAGTCGAAGCCGGAAGGCTCGGATAGCTGA
- a CDS encoding thioesterase superfamily protein (PFAM: thioesterase superfamily protein~KEGG: rme:Rmet_1202 thioesterase superfamily) — MSGQAGQGNEKGGGREEPVLIDGFSHVLPITTRWADVDVYGHVNNVVYYSYFDTVVNEQLVSAGLLDPQTSPIIGLVVETRCTYFRSLTYPAPVRAGMRVAKLGSSSVRYEIALFQGEDPRAAAQGHFVHVYVDRASQKPVPIPDPVRALLQTLVV, encoded by the coding sequence ATGAGCGGGCAGGCGGGCCAGGGGAACGAAAAGGGCGGGGGACGGGAAGAGCCGGTTCTGATCGACGGCTTTTCCCACGTGCTGCCCATCACCACGCGCTGGGCGGACGTGGATGTCTACGGCCACGTGAACAACGTGGTCTATTATTCCTACTTCGATACGGTGGTGAACGAGCAACTGGTCTCCGCCGGCCTGCTGGACCCGCAGACCAGCCCCATCATCGGCCTGGTGGTGGAGACGCGCTGCACCTATTTCCGCAGCCTCACCTATCCGGCCCCGGTCCGGGCCGGCATGCGGGTGGCGAAGCTCGGTTCCTCGTCGGTGCGCTACGAGATCGCGCTGTTCCAGGGCGAGGACCCGCGGGCGGCAGCGCAGGGGCATTTCGTCCACGTCTATGTGGACCGCGCCAGCCAGAAGCCGGTGCCGATCCCCGATCCGGTCCGGGCGCTGCTCCAGACCCTGGTGGTGTGA
- a CDS encoding acetoacetyl-CoA reductase (TIGRFAM: acetoacetyl-CoA reductase~PFAM: NAD-dependent epimerase/dehydratase; short-chain dehydrogenase/reductase SDR; KR domain protein~KEGG: bja:blr3725 acetoacetyl CoA reductase), translating into MGRVALVTGGTRGIGEAISVALKAAGYKVAANYAGNDEAAKAFTEKTGIAAFKWDVSDFESCKAGIAKVEAELGPVEVLVNNAGITRDGQFHKMSLEQWSAVINTNLNSAFNMTRPVIEGMRERKFGRIICISSINGQKGQFGQTNYSAAKAGEIGFVKALAQESARFGITVNAIAPGYIGTEMVRAVPAEALAKIVATIPVGRLGEPEDIARAVVFLASDDAGFISGSTMTVNGAQYIT; encoded by the coding sequence ATGGGACGCGTCGCGTTGGTCACGGGCGGCACGCGGGGAATCGGCGAAGCGATCTCGGTGGCGCTGAAAGCCGCCGGCTACAAGGTCGCTGCGAACTATGCCGGTAACGACGAGGCAGCCAAGGCGTTCACCGAGAAGACCGGCATTGCCGCCTTCAAGTGGGACGTGTCCGATTTCGAATCCTGCAAGGCAGGCATCGCCAAGGTGGAGGCCGAGCTCGGTCCGGTCGAAGTGCTGGTGAACAACGCCGGCATCACCCGCGACGGTCAGTTCCACAAGATGTCGCTGGAGCAGTGGAGCGCGGTGATCAACACCAACCTCAACTCCGCCTTCAACATGACCCGCCCGGTCATCGAGGGCATGCGCGAGCGCAAGTTCGGCCGCATCATCTGCATCTCGTCCATCAACGGGCAGAAGGGCCAGTTCGGCCAGACCAACTATTCGGCCGCCAAGGCCGGCGAGATCGGCTTCGTGAAGGCGCTCGCCCAGGAGAGCGCCCGCTTCGGCATCACGGTGAACGCCATCGCCCCCGGCTACATCGGCACCGAGATGGTGCGCGCCGTGCCGGCCGAGGCGCTGGCCAAGATCGTGGCGACCATCCCGGTGGGCCGTCTCGGCGAGCCGGAGGACATCGCCCGCGCCGTGGTGTTCCTTGCGTCCGACGACGCCGGCTTCATCAGCGGCTCGACCATGACGGTGAACGGCGCCCAGTACATCACCTGA
- a CDS encoding thioesterase superfamily protein (PFAM: thioesterase superfamily protein~KEGG: hne:HNE_1462 thioesterase family protein), translated as MTVNPTPAVTPPDPAFEAKVRESFARQPFMATLGAALGAVEPGRAEVVLPYGEGVTQQHGFFHGGAIGAIADTAGGYAAFTLFPPNSTVLTVEYKINIMAPGKGERLIAVGEVTRSGRTLTIVRVEVYAQAGETRTHCATATQTLICLHGKSDRPNDLRAEG; from the coding sequence ATGACCGTCAACCCCACTCCCGCCGTCACCCCGCCAGATCCCGCCTTCGAGGCCAAGGTCCGCGAGAGCTTCGCGCGCCAGCCCTTCATGGCGACCCTGGGCGCCGCGCTCGGCGCGGTGGAGCCGGGGCGGGCGGAAGTGGTGCTGCCCTATGGGGAGGGCGTCACCCAGCAGCACGGTTTCTTCCACGGCGGTGCCATCGGCGCCATTGCCGATACGGCGGGGGGATACGCCGCCTTCACCCTGTTCCCGCCGAACTCCACCGTGCTTACGGTGGAATACAAGATCAACATCATGGCGCCCGGCAAAGGCGAACGCCTGATCGCGGTGGGCGAGGTGACGCGCTCCGGGCGCACCCTCACCATCGTGCGGGTGGAGGTGTATGCGCAGGCCGGCGAAACGCGCACCCATTGCGCCACCGCCACCCAGACCCTCATCTGCCTTCACGGCAAAAGCGACCGCCCCAACGACCTTCGCGCCGAGGGCTGA
- a CDS encoding PpiC-type peptidyl-prolyl cis-trans isomerase (PFAM: PpiC-type peptidyl-prolyl cis-trans isomerase~KEGG: rpa:RPA0511 PpiC-type peptidyl-prolyl cis-trans isomerase), with amino-acid sequence MPSCQLRRAKRGCAPLRPARRHPEETGPMMRSAKTRLFAAALAATVSVASVSAALAQGAAPAAPPAATQAAPAPDTVVATVNGTPIRQSDVTIALEDIGAGLPPQLQGAQREEYVLSFLTDMTLLAKAAEAQKLDQSPDFQQRIAYARTKALMETLMTQEAKKAVSEEAKHKTYDEFVKSAPAEAEVRARHILVDDEAKAKEIAKKAKAGEDFAKLAKDYSKDSAEDGGDLGYFTKDQMVPEFAEAAFKLDKGQVSDPVKSQFGWHVIKVEDKRQKPVPTYDQVSDQVEQYLVRKAQADLVTKLRTDAKIEKAAAAAPAPAAPAAPAAPAPAADPAKK; translated from the coding sequence ATGCCCTCTTGTCAGCTGAGGAGAGCTAAGCGAGGTTGCGCCCCGCTTCGGCCCGCCCGAAGACATCCCGAGGAAACCGGACCCATGATGCGTTCCGCCAAAACCCGTCTTTTCGCCGCCGCGCTCGCCGCGACCGTCTCCGTCGCGTCCGTCTCGGCGGCGCTCGCGCAGGGGGCCGCCCCGGCCGCTCCCCCCGCCGCGACGCAGGCGGCGCCGGCCCCTGACACCGTGGTCGCGACCGTCAACGGGACGCCCATCCGCCAGAGCGACGTGACCATCGCCCTCGAGGACATCGGCGCCGGCCTGCCGCCCCAGCTCCAGGGCGCGCAGCGGGAGGAATATGTCCTGTCCTTCCTCACCGACATGACCCTGCTGGCCAAGGCCGCCGAGGCGCAGAAGCTCGACCAGTCGCCGGATTTCCAGCAGCGCATCGCCTATGCCCGCACCAAGGCGCTCATGGAAACGCTGATGACCCAGGAAGCCAAGAAGGCGGTTTCCGAAGAGGCCAAGCACAAGACTTATGACGAGTTCGTCAAGTCCGCGCCCGCCGAGGCGGAGGTCCGCGCCCGCCACATCCTGGTGGACGACGAGGCCAAGGCCAAGGAAATCGCCAAGAAGGCCAAGGCCGGCGAGGATTTCGCCAAGCTCGCCAAGGACTATTCCAAGGACAGCGCCGAGGACGGCGGGGATCTCGGCTATTTCACCAAGGACCAGATGGTGCCCGAGTTCGCCGAGGCCGCCTTCAAGCTGGACAAGGGCCAGGTCTCCGACCCGGTGAAGAGCCAGTTCGGCTGGCATGTCATCAAGGTCGAGGACAAGCGCCAGAAGCCGGTTCCCACCTATGATCAGGTGTCGGACCAGGTGGAGCAGTACCTCGTGCGCAAGGCCCAGGCGGACCTCGTCACCAAGCTGCGCACCGATGCCAAGATCGAGAAGGCCGCGGCTGCGGCGCCTGCTCCGGCGGCGCCTGCTGCTCCCGCCGCGCCGGCTCCCGCGGCCGACCCCGCCAAGAAGTGA
- a CDS encoding putative transmembrane protein (KEGG: rle:RL4623 putative transmembrane protein) has protein sequence MLTPVPLLIVPLAIYNIITFLMPGISWSTVLTTISMLSGAEWTISMAEAFIALSLFFLFFEILKATRITHRSIVDHMLSMLVFVIGITEFLLVRQAGNSVFAILLCIMLLDVIAGFSVSVRVAQRDFSVEPRE, from the coding sequence ATGCTGACGCCCGTCCCGTTGCTGATCGTCCCCCTCGCGATCTACAACATCATCACCTTCCTGATGCCCGGCATCTCGTGGTCCACTGTGCTGACCACGATCTCGATGCTTTCCGGTGCGGAATGGACCATCAGCATGGCGGAGGCGTTCATCGCGCTCAGCCTGTTTTTCCTATTTTTCGAAATCCTGAAGGCGACGCGGATCACCCACCGCTCCATCGTCGATCACATGCTGTCCATGCTGGTGTTCGTGATCGGCATTACGGAGTTTCTGCTGGTGCGGCAGGCCGGCAATTCTGTGTTCGCCATCCTGCTGTGCATCATGCTGCTGGACGTGATCGCCGGATTCTCGGTCTCGGTCCGGGTCGCCCAGCGCGACTTCTCCGTCGAGCCGCGGGAATAG
- a CDS encoding GCN5-related N-acetyltransferase (PFAM: GCN5-related N-acetyltransferase~KEGG: mes:Meso_1446 GCN5-related N-acetyltransferase): MTVEVTPGIIRKLWTGEAGIFRDHLLRLDTESRRSRFGSAVSAEFIERYASRVFRTGAIVHGCFVDGELRAAAELYPMGDVLPGEAEAAFSVEQEFQNHGLGSQLLERVILSARNRGIRTLCMNCLAHNRRMQQIARKFDAELSFDTDEVVAELTAPFPTALSLAQEAAADAQGMAGAVLQAQRMATGRLFHWLMPDPAPVEPELEPS, translated from the coding sequence ATGACCGTTGAGGTCACACCGGGGATCATCCGCAAGCTGTGGACCGGAGAGGCCGGAATATTCCGGGACCATCTCCTTCGGCTCGATACTGAGAGCCGTCGGTCCAGGTTCGGCTCTGCGGTGTCTGCCGAATTCATCGAGCGCTACGCGTCGCGGGTGTTCCGCACGGGTGCGATCGTGCATGGCTGCTTTGTGGACGGCGAACTGCGCGCAGCAGCCGAGCTTTATCCCATGGGCGACGTTCTGCCCGGAGAGGCGGAAGCCGCCTTCAGCGTGGAGCAGGAGTTCCAGAACCACGGCCTCGGCAGCCAGCTGCTGGAGCGCGTGATCCTGAGCGCCCGCAACCGCGGGATCCGTACCTTGTGCATGAACTGCCTCGCCCACAACCGGCGAATGCAGCAGATCGCGCGCAAGTTCGACGCCGAATTGAGTTTCGACACCGACGAAGTGGTCGCCGAGCTCACCGCCCCCTTCCCCACCGCGCTGTCCCTGGCGCAGGAAGCGGCGGCGGATGCCCAGGGCATGGCCGGCGCCGTGCTGCAGGCCCAGCGCATGGCCACCGGACGGTTGTTCCACTGGCTGATGCCTGACCCGGCTCCGGTCGAGCCCGAGCTGGAACCGAGCTGA